In Desulfuromonadaceae bacterium, the genomic window GTAATCCGTTTTTCAACGGTGTGATGGAGCGGGCGTGCATTACCGGGGAGCATCACCAGTTTTGCGGGATTTCGACTCAGACTTGGCTCTGGCAGCCCTGTTAGCGGTTCGCCGAGCGTAACCACAGACTTGGAGTGTGAAATCCGGGTGGTGGTGCGCAACATCACGGGCGTGTCGAACTGTTCACTGACCGCAAAAGCCAAACGCGTAAATTCCAGAGCTTCCTGGCTGTCCGCCGGTTCAAAGATCGGAACCTTGGCAAATTTGGCATAATTACGATTGTCCTGCTCATTTTGCGATGAGTGCAACTCAGGGTCATCTGCTGTGACCAGTACCAGTCCGCCACGAACCCCGGTATAGGACAGGGTAAAAAGTGGGTCCGCAGCAACGTTGACCCCGACATGTTTCATTGTCACCAAGGTGCGCACGCCACCAAACGAGGCGCCAATCGCGACCTCAAGAGCAACCTTTTCGTTGGGTGACCATGAGGCATCAATACCCTGATAAGAAACAAGGTTTTCCAGGATTTCGGTGCTGGGAGTACCAGGATAAGCCGCTGCGACCTTGACACCAGCCTCAAACGCGCCGCGGGCTATCGCTTCATTTCCAGACAAGACGGTCTTTTTCATGGGATCCTTTAATCAAAAGATATTACGGGCTGTGATAGCCGGGGATTGCTGAATATAGTCAAACAGTAGACCCTTGTCAATCTTCGGAGCGGACCGGTGACAGATCGGCCATGCTAAGCAATAACCCTTCGAGCAGGCCAAAATCAGTGACGGTCATCTCTGCTTTGGCAAAGGCATGAAAAACTGCCTGTAAAATCTCGATGCCAACGGGCAGGATGTCACCCCTGCCCGGCTCTACACCGGGAAGATTTTCGCGCTCGACTACAGACAGTAAACATAATTGTTCGTAAAAGTCGCTGAGTTGATTAATGCTGAAACGAAAATTATTGACACGTTTCCAGTCGTATTCAGTCATCTTCATCAGCGCCGCCGCGACCGTGGTGATCGTCCCGGCGGTGCCGATCAAGGTGACGTCGTCACCCCCCGTTAGACCAGCAAAATCAGTGGCGAGTTCTTCAGCAAAGAGTGCTTGCCGATGACGTCGCTCAGCATCATCAACAATTTCGTAGAGACCGACCGCGCCGATCGGATAACTTTTTGCCAGCATAACCGTCTTTGCGTGACAGTAGATAAGTTCCGTACTGCCGCCGCCGATATCGACGATCAGACTGTGCCTTGGAGTGGGCTGAACAACCGAAAGTGCGCCGGATGCGCTTAGTTGTGCCTCAATAATTCCGGAAACAATTTCAACATCCAGACCGCAATGCTGAGAGACGGAAGAAACAAACTGCGCCCCGTTGACTGCTCCGCGGACAGCTTCTGTTGCAACCGCACGCAGCGTCGTGCAACCAGACATTTTTACCGCTTGAACAAAGGTCATCAGAGCGGCAAGAGTTCGTTCCATCGATGCCCGGCCAAGCCCCTGGCGGGGGGTGCAGCAACCACCCAGTCGGGTTATGGCACGCTCATATCGCAAGGGGATAACGTGCCCGTCCTCGATCTTGCCAATCAGCAGACGGACCGTGTTGGTGCCGATATCAATCGCTGCATACACGACTATTTTTTCCCGACCACGGCCTCGGCAACGTTAAAGGTGTGGTCGCCAATCTTTTCAAAATTATGGAGCATGTCGATAAAGATTAATCCGGGCACGACCGAGCATTCACCGGTGTTCAGGCGGGTGATGTGATTATTCCGCAAACTTTCTTCTAATTGATCAACGCGTTCTTCAAGCAAATGGGCCTGCGGCAGGATTTTGCGGTCACCCTGCTCCAGCCCCTCAATGACAAAGACAAGGAAATCGCGAGTGGCCTTGGCAATTTCCTCCAGTTCTTCCATGGCAACCACGGAAAATTTAGTTTTCTGTTCAACCAGCCGCTGGGTGAGCCGCCAGAGATTTTCACAGTGGTCACCGACACGTTCCAGATCGTTAATCATTCGCATTAACGAGGCGCTGGAAGTTGATATCTCCTGACTGATTGACTTCTGTGACAAGGCGACAAGAAAATTGGTAATCTCGTGTTGCAGCAGGTCGACAACATCTTCCTGTTTTTCGAGAGCGACAACCGCCTTTAAATTATGAGTCCACATGACATCCATCGTTTCGTCGAACATTTCCAGAGCAATTCTGGCCATGCGCTTCGTTTCCGAGCGTGCCTGAGCGATTGCGATCGGCGGGGTATTGAGAACCCGGTTGTCAATATATTTGAGGTGAAACTCGGTCACTTTATCGTTACCGCGAAGTGTCAGCGTGGTGATTTTGGCCAGAACTCCGACCAGGGGGAGAAAAATCAACACATTGATAATATTAAACAATGTATGAGCGTTGGCAATGTGCCGGGCAATATACGGCTTGTCCCCGATCGCGAAGCCAAGGCTCTCTGCCTGCTGCGCAGTCAGGATCTGCAAATCCGGCTCTCCGGGGGTAATTGATTTGATAAACGCCATAAAATACGGGAACAGCAGCAACATATAAGCAACGCCGAAGACGTTGAATAAAAAGTGGGCAAATGCGGTTCGGCGCGCGGCGACATTGGTCCCGATGGCAGCCAGATTAGAGGTAATTGTGGTGCCGATATTTTCTCCGAGAATCAATGCAACGCTGGCCTCAAACGTCAGCAATCCGCTCGTTGCCAGGGCCAGGGTAATGCCGATCGTTGCTGAACTGCTCTGCACGAGAATCGTTAAAATGGCACCGATCAGAACCCCGAGCAAATGATTATCTCCGACCAGAATAAAAAACTGCCGAAACTCATCACTGGCCTTGATCGGATCAAAGGCCTGTTTCATGGTTGCCAGACCAAAAAAAAGGATACCAAAACCCAGCAGAATTTCTCCAGTGTAAACCCATTTGCGGTTTCCGGAAAAAAGTTTCAGCCCCGCACCAAGGCCGATGGCGGGTAGTGCATATTTGGTGATATTGAAAGCAATCAACTGTGCCGTGACTGTCGTGCCGACGTTGGCACCGAGGACCACGCCGATCGCTTGAACCAACGACATCAGGCCGGCGTTGACAAAACCGACGACCATTACGGTTGTCGCGCTTGACGACTGGATGATGGTGGTTACAGACAGGCCGACCAGTGCCCCGACAAGGCGGTTATTGGTCAATGCGGCGAGAATTCTCCGCATCCGTTCGCCAGCGATTTTCTGCAGCCCCTCCGACATGATCTTCATGCCGAAAAGAAAGAGCCCCAACCCACCCATCAGACCGAAAATAAGCTTTTGATTCATTAAAACTTGAAGCACTTAATCCCCCCTTCAGGCAAGGAGATGAATAAAAACTTGTGAAGTTACAAGAAGGTGGAGAATATAACTCGGGAAGGGCTATTTTTCAACGGAAAACGGGAGTTTGAACTCGGTTGACGTAGTGCTGCCTATGGCCGGTTGCAGGCGTAATTCGAGGAAATTGAAGGTAGAGAAGTCAGCCAAAAAAAATATTTCGCCGCTTACTTCAATCCCGGTTTTGACTTTACCAAAAGGAAAAGACGCCGCAATAAGTTCTTCGGGGTAGTATTCGACATAAAATGGCAAGGAACTTTCAAACTGATTGATGTTGGCACCACGTTCACGATCTTCAAGATAGTAGTAGCCGACGTAAGGTGAGGGAATTAAGTAAAATGTGTCTTTTTTGAGGATCGTCGTCAAATCTTCAACGGTTGCCGGGCGCAGCTGTTTTTTGCCATCGGCGATAAGAACAACCGAGTCACGAGAAAAATCGACCTCGTCAGCAGAGTTATTGGTAAAACTGACCGAAAATGAGGCGATATTGACGGAAGGCTGCGCTGTCGGTACCGCATACGGGTTGGCTTTGGCCCGAATTGAGATTCCATTGATCACTTCAGTCGCCGTGTTTGTTTTAAGATCAATCATCGCGGTCTGTGTTGCAACGGGCTTGATTTTAACTCCGGCACAACCTGCTGACAGAACAACTGCAACGAGCAACACGATCAATCGACCCATCATCTTCCACCTCATGTTAATTCATTTCCGAGAATGCGACTTTAAATCTGTTGCGAAAGTCACCGTCTGTTTCGCGCAACTGCGCACAAAATATTTTAACAATGTTGCGCAACAGCTTCAGCGCCACTGCCGGATGATTCTGACAAAACGCATCAAAAGAAGATTTTTTTATACTTAAAATTGTTGCTGACTCGGCAACACGGGCGGTTGCCGCACGGGGCGTATTGTCGAACAGAGCCATCTCACCAAACACCTCACCGGCACCAAGCACAGCGAGCATTTTCTCTTCCCCTTCCGCCAACATCTTGAAAACTGCGACCGTTCCGCGCGTGATTAAATAAAGCGATTCTGCGGCCATATTTTCGACAAAAACCGTCTTTCCCTCCCCCATTTGATGCTCTGTGAAGAGCAACTGGAGCGTTTCAAGTTCTCTGTCATCAAGACCATCGAACAGTTTGCAGGATCTGATATTTTGAAAAGAGATCGACATATTTATTCCACTGCTAGTGAATTAATTGTTTGTAAAACTGCCGAAGCATCAATGTCGATCAGTTTATCATAGATTGCAATTTCGACACGATCAGCAATGGATATTTCTTTATTACCATATTTATTTATACCGAATCCGGTAATATAAACGTTGTTGATGCCGTTTGAAGCCAGATAGTCGCGCACCGCTTTGGCTCGCAACATTGACGCTTGCATCGTCTCTTTTTCATCTTTGCCTGGGGAGCAAAATCCCTCGGCACGAATAATTTTGTTTGCTTCGTACCTGGCCAGTTTATTCAGTGTTGCGCTGGCCTGCTGTTTGCCCTTTTCACTCAGTCTGACAGATGTGTGGTGAGGGAACTGAATGATGCCCAGCACCTCCCTGCTCTCAAGCACAAGCAAGGCCTCGGCGGGGATATCTTCAGCCACGACCAAAAGACTGCCACACAGGCAGAAACATAAAATAAAAAAAACGCTTCTCATCAACATCGTAATCGTTCCGAAAGATTAAGGTTAATTTGGTATGAGGACCAGGATCTCGACCCGACGATTGGCCGCCCGCCCCTCTTTGGTCAGATTGTCATCAATCGGGGTGCTTTCGCCAAAACCTTTGATGAAGATGCGCTCGGATTCAATTCCATGGCTGACAGCCAGTCTGGTAGCAGCGCTGATTGCGCGTTGCAACGATAAATCCTGATTGTATTGTTCCGAACCAACAGAATCCGTGTGTCCATCAATCCGCAGAAAAAACCATTTATTGTCTTTTCTCAACTGCTCCGCAACTTGATCCAGTGCCGCAATAGTTTCCGGGCTCAAAGTCGATTGATCGAACCCGAACTCAAAGCCTGGCAGTCTGAATTTACGGTAAACTTTCGCGGAAATCGGTTTCCCGGTGGAAAAATTCACATTGGGGCGCGCCACCACCGGTTCGAGCGGAACCGCCCGAACCGGTGCCGGTGCAGCAACCGGTTTCGTCACCAGCTTGGGTTGCTGAATTCTTCTTTCTTTCGCGGATTCGACCGTTTGAATCCAAAATTCAAAAACCTCTGATTCTGCCCCCAGATGCAGCTTGAACGGGTTGATAGAACCGGCTGTCCTGTTTATTTTCAAAGTAATCAATTTATTGGGAGGGGCCAGTGTGTCGGAGAGTTCGTATTGGACGTCCCCCTCGATCCACACCGGTAAATCCTGCTGGTAGTTGTGGTAAAATTCGACAACTAAAGCATCCGTCCCCATCCGCACCTGGGTGAAGTTCGCCTGGTAAAGTAATTCTTCAGAGATTTTCTGAGCAACGAGGTGGCCGGAGTCGATGGCCACATCTCCCTCAATGTCAACAAATTCATTCAGTTGATAACTTCTGCCGCCAGACAAAACGCCAGGAATTACGATTGAACCAGCAGTCACTGCAGATGCAGCAGCCGAAGTGGCTGTTACAATATCCTGCGCTAGGTTTGCTGGAGCTGACAACGCCGGGGCCGATCCCACCGGAGCCACGGAGAGCGCTTTTAATGTCTGGGCGCCGGCGATAGTGAGGCGATCAGAAGGCGTCAGGACAATCTCTTCTCCAGTAACAACGGGCACCTCAAGTTTGGTTACCGGCGCAAGGGGCGCTGTCTGCAAGCCTTGTACGGTACCCCGTAATGGTTTCAACATCCGCACCTTGATGATTTTCTTGATCTCTTTCTTCTCCTCAGCGGTGTCGGCTGAGGATACCGGTCGTGGCAACTCCCGTTGGTAAGTTCCGATTCCCTGACATGAAGAAAACCCGAAAATAAGTTTCCACTCATCCGTTGCGTCGTTCAACCCGGAAACCATACCAAGATTGAGCGTCAGGTGCGGTGAAAGGTGGTACTGAAGGGCAAACGTGGCTTCACTCGGCCCATCCACACCAGCGTTGTAACTTATCCAGTCACGATGTGTTTGCGCTGCGTATTCAGCGACCAGGCGTAACCGTTCAGTCGGCAGAAACTCGACAGCGCCGCCATAAAGTGTCTGATCAGCAATGCCACCACCGACGGGATCCTCATTGGCACTGTATCCCCCGTTCAAGTGAAAGCCGAAACGCCCCAGCTTGTAGCTGGCGACCAGCCGCGTGACGGTATCGGTCAAACCGTCGGTATTGATATCGTCGGAGACCCATCGCCGCATTTCGCCCTCAAGCGCCAGCTTGAAGCTGGCGGAACGTTTCCCCCAAAAACGTAATTTCATGCCGACATTGGCAAAACCGCGGGGATTGTCGTTCTCATCACCATTCAGGGTGATATTGGGAAAAGAGCCGTAGGCCTCAAGAAATGTGCCCAGACCAATAGTTATGGTCACCGGGACGATTGTCCCGGTGCTGTCGCTGACACTCCAGACACCGACACAGATATTACCGGCATTGAGCGTTTCGGCAGTGGGTTGGGTAATAATGCCGGTGGAACCAGACAACGCTGGTATTGCAAAGGCGGTACGTGACAAGAAGAACACGCAAAAGGAAATGATTAAACAGATTTTAAGTTTGTGAAACAGGCAGAACATATCAAATAAAGTCTCTGTAGGCAGCGGAAAATAAATGCAGGGCAAATTATCACTTGCGTGAGCTAAAATCAAGCAGGCTCAATCACCCTGAGATATTTAACAGGGGGCGAACCTGTAGAGACCTTTTATCAATTTACGTGCCAAAACGGTCACCTTTGCGGCGGCGGATAGTGCAAAAAATGCATTATGCCCAGGGGACAGAGCATCGGCGACCGATCAGGTATGGTTTGAAGCAAACGAGGGGTGCTGCATACGTCTCAAGCGGAAGGGAAAAGTGTTGATTTGCACACTGCCAGACAGTGAATCAGCGTGACGGGAAGATGTGATGCCATCGACAAAAAAGCCCGGAAACCATACGGTAACCGGGCAAATGGCGATAAACAGGAATCAGCTGTTGTTGACACGCTCACGTAATTCTTTACCAACCTTGAAAAAAGGCAGTCTTTTCGGGTTGACCTTGATCACTTCCCCGGTTTTAGGGTTCCGGCCCATATATGCCTTGTATTCCTTGATCATAAAACTGCCGAACCCACGAATTTCGATACGATCACCATGCGCCAGGGTGTCCGACATTGAGTCAAAGATGACATTGACAATTTCTTCCGACTTTTTGTACGTCAGATCACGTTGAGTTGCCAGCTTTTCGACCAGTTCCGACTTGTTCATTAACAACCTCCACAGCAAAGCACCTGGGGGGATAAATCCATTCAGACCACGATGTTAATATACCTGTCAATCCCCGGCTGTCAACCAGATCGTTGCAAAATCAGTGCGATCAGATAACGGTAAAAGGCGATAACGTCCAAATCACCCTGGCTTCATCGTCGCCGATATTGTCCCAACGATGAGGCAGATGCGATTTAAAGCAGATACTGTCGCCGGAGTTGAGAACATGTGTCTCGCCAGCGATGGTTATGCGCAGCCGTCCCTCAATCAGATACAGCAGCTCATCTCCCGGATGGTACATATTGCGCCTGCCACTGGTCCCGCCCTTGGCTACAGTGCAGTAAAATGACATGAATTGAGGATCACGAAGGCCGGAAGTGAACGATTCAGTCACCATGTTACTGTCATCATCGTAGACAGTCTTGTCGCGTTTTCCCGGTGCGGTAAGCACGATCTCGTGGGTAGTGGTGACTTCCTCAACAAAGTAGTTGATGCTTTTGCCGAAGACGATGGCCAGTTTCATCAAGATTTCGACCGAAGGGATGGTCAACCCCCGTTCAACCCGGGAAATCATATTGGATGAAACAAGTGAACGCTCCGCAAGTTCCTGGATGGTCATATCGTTTTTGAGGCGAATCGCTTTCAACTTCTTGCCAACAATTTTTTTTATCTTCATGAAATAGCTCCGCAATCGCTATTGAGAGATATAGGGGGCAGGCGAAACAACCCACAAAACGATGGTCTTGTCACTATGGAGATTCATCCAGCGATGTGCTTGAGAGGCTTTAAAAACGATCGAGTCCCCCTTGTGGAGAACAAACCGTTCCTGTTCAATGACGAACTCCATCCCGCCTTCGATAACCAGAGCAAACTCTTCCCCGGTGTGGACCATCCCCCCCTCACCGCTGTCGCACCCGATTTCCAGGGTATCGTAAAAGACCGAAAAACTCGGGTCGCGAATCCCCTGGGTCAGGCTGGTAATCTGGTGTTTGTCCTCAAAAAAGAAAACCGGTTCGCCCTGGTCACGCCGGGTGACGATAACGGTCGAACATTTTTCTGCCTCTTCAACAAAATAATTAACGCTCATGCCGAATGCATTGGCCAGCTTCATCAGAATTTCAACAGAAGGAATTGTCAAACCCCGTTCGATTCGCGAAATCATGTTCGATGAAACAGATGATTTTTCGGCCAGTTCCTGAATAGTAAAGTCGTTCCGTAAACGAATTGACTTGAGCTTTTTTCCAATCATTTTTTTTATCATATCAGTGCCGTCCCTTTTGAAAATGAAAAAACGTTTTACCATTATTAGAAGTCAGTGTCAATACGATCTGTATTTCTTCTCGCACAAATGGTAAATCAGCGAGTCGCATTGTAAACCACAACGCTATCGATAGTTGACAATGCCTCCAGGAAATGTATAATCACGCGAAATTTATCAGGAGATGTAATTATGACCCTCGATCCAATTGCCTTGGCAAAAGATATTATTGCAGGAAAGTTGTTGACCCAGGATGAAGCTTTTGCCCTGATGAACGCTCGAGGAGCACAACTTTCGGCTGTTTTTGCCGGTGCGCACCTGCTTAAAGAAAAACAGTTTGGCGATAAAATCGAACTATGTTCTATTATTAACGCAAAATCAGGACGTTGCAGTGAAAACTGTGCTTTTTGCGCCCAGTCGGCGCATCACCAAACTGACGCACCGGTCTTCCCGCTTAAAACATATCGTGAGATCATGGCCCAGGCCCGTGCCGCGGCGGATGAGGGTTCGCATTGTTTCGGTATTGTCACCAGTGGCACCCGCATCGACGCTGAAGATGAATTGGCTACGATTCTCGCGGCCATACGCGAGATTAAAGCGACCCTGCCGATCGATCCGTCGGCATCGCTGGGCATTCTTTCCCGAGATAGCGCACAGCAACTTGTCGCGGCCGGGTGCGTTACCTATCATCACAACCTTGAAACCGCCCGGTCTTTCTTCCCCAGCGTGTGTACAACCCATGCCTACGATGAAGATATCGAAACCGTCAAGATCGCCAAAGATGCTGGCATGAATGTCTGTTGCGGGGGGATTTTTGGTCTTGGTGAATCGCTTGCGCAACGCATTGAGCTGGCCTTTACCCTGCGTGAGCTGGATGTCGATTCCGTACCGATCAACTTCCTCAATCCAATTGCTGGAACCCCGCTGCAAAATAATCGCGAACTGACTCCGCTCGATTGTTTACGCATTATCGCCCTCTTCCGCTATACCCTGCCCCGGCAGCGGATCAGTGTCTGCGGCGGGCGGGAACCGAACCTGCGCGATTTTCAGTCGTGGTTGACAATTGCCGGCGCCAGCGGTGCAATGATCGGTAATTATTTGACCACCACCGGTCGTGATCGTGACAGCGATCTGCAAATGTTTCGTGACGCCGAGGTAACGATCGATGCCTGCTGAATTGCCAAGTCGCGGTATTTTTATCACCGGAACCGATACTGGTGTCGGTAAAACGATCATCGCCGCGACGCTGGCAACCTTGCTGCGCGCTCAAGGGGTTAGCGTCGGGGTGATGAAGCCGGTTGAAACCGGCATCAACGATCCGACCTCAATGGGTCCCGATGCCCGGCTATTACGAGCAAGCTCCGGTTGCTCGGCAGCTGACCAACTCATCGCACCCTATCGATTCGCGCTGCCTGTCGCACCGGCCCTCGCTGCTTCCAAAGCGGGGATCAAAATCGACTTGCAGCATATTTGCGACTGTTACCGGCAGCTTGCCGCAAGCCACGATTACGTGATCGTCGAAGGAGCCGGTGGGTTGATGGTACCGCTGGCCGGAGGATTGTTGACCTGTGATCTGGTCACGCTGTTGCAATTACCCCTGCTGATTGTAACTCGCCCTACCCTGGGCACCATCAATCACACACTGCTGACGATTTTTGCTGCGCGCACCATGGAGGTGCCGGTCAGCGGATTTGTTATTAACCGTATGCCCGCCGCCCCGGAACTTGCCGAACAGGAAGCGCCCCACACCCTTGCTTCACTCGCTTCTGCCAGTCTTCTGGGCGTGCTGCCGCAGGTAGACGGTTCCACTGCCGAAATAACGACAACCCTCGCCGCAACATGGCGTGAAGCGGCAACGTTCGGCTGGACAACTGCCGCACTCAACATCACACCCTATTTCTGACAATCTGGAAACGATGGACGCATCCGAAATCATCCGCCTTGACCGACGTCATGTCTGGCATCCATGTACGCAGGAAAAAGACCTGGAGACCTTGCCACCGATCGTTATTGAACGCGGCGAAGGGGTCTATCTGATCGATGCTGCGGGGAAACGTTACATCGACGGCGTCTCCTCCTGGTGGGTGAATCTTTTCGGGCACAATCATCCCCGCCTCAACGCCGCGCTGCGCGAACAAACAGAGCGGATCGCTCACCACATTTTTGCCGGATTCACCCATCAGCCGGCGGTCGAACTTGCCGCGCGGCTCTGTGCGTTGGCGCCAGGTGACAAACTGAACAAGGTTTTTTTCGTCGACAACGGTTCAAGCGCGGTTGAAGCAGCGTTGAAAATGAGTTTTCAGTACTGGCAGCAGTCAGGTCGGCCCCAAAAAACCCGTTTTGTCAGCATCACCGAGGCCTATCACGGTGAAACGGTCGGGGCGCTCTCGGTCAGCGGCTGTGATCTGTACCGCAAGGTCTATCAGCCCCTCCTCATGCAGGGATATCAGGCGACCGGGCCTGACTGCTATCGCTGCCCCTGCAAAGAGGAGCGCGACACCTGTACGGCACCGTGTTTTAAACATCTGGAACAGGTCGTGATGGAACATCATCAGGAGATTTGCGGCATCATCATCGAACCGCTGATTCAGTGCGCGGCGGGCATGCGCATCTACTCACCCGTCTATCTGCGCAAGCTGCGTGCCCTGTGTGATCGCTATAATGTTCATTACATCGCCGATGAAATCGCCGTCGGTTTCGGTCGCACCGGCACCATGTTCGCCAACGAACATGCCGGAGTCGCGCCCGACCTGATGTGCCTCTCCAAGGGGATCACCGGTGGTTACATGCCGCTGGCCGCAGTGCTTGCCACGGATGATATATATGCGGCATTTTATGACGATTACGCCACGATGAAGGCTTTCCTCCACTCCCATTCCTACACCGGAAATCCGTTGGCATGTCGTTTGGCGGTGGAAGTTCTCAATATCTTCGCCGAGGAATCGATACTTGAACAGATTCAGGTAACCGGCAAGTTACTTGCCCGGCAGCGTGAGCGATTTACCGAACTGGAGCACGTCGGAGAATTTCGGCAATGCGGTATGGTTGCCGCGATTGAGATGGTCCGTGAGAAAAAAGGAAAGACCCCCTACCCCTGGCAGGAACGCCGCGGTCTGGAGGTCTATAAATTGGCGCTGGAGAGAGGAGCGCTACTGCGTCCGCTCGGTAACGTGATCTATTTCATGCCGCCACTCACGATCGGGGAAGATCAACTGCTGGAATTGA contains:
- the bioA gene encoding adenosylmethionine--8-amino-7-oxononanoate transaminase, which gives rise to MDASEIIRLDRRHVWHPCTQEKDLETLPPIVIERGEGVYLIDAAGKRYIDGVSSWWVNLFGHNHPRLNAALREQTERIAHHIFAGFTHQPAVELAARLCALAPGDKLNKVFFVDNGSSAVEAALKMSFQYWQQSGRPQKTRFVSITEAYHGETVGALSVSGCDLYRKVYQPLLMQGYQATGPDCYRCPCKEERDTCTAPCFKHLEQVVMEHHQEICGIIIEPLIQCAAGMRIYSPVYLRKLRALCDRYNVHYIADEIAVGFGRTGTMFANEHAGVAPDLMCLSKGITGGYMPLAAVLATDDIYAAFYDDYATMKAFLHSHSYTGNPLACRLAVEVLNIFAEESILEQIQVTGKLLARQRERFTELEHVGEFRQCGMVAAIEMVREKKGKTPYPWQERRGLEVYKLALERGALLRPLGNVIYFMPPLTIGEDQLLELTTIARDAIAAVTAN